From Haliaeetus albicilla chromosome 15, bHalAlb1.1, whole genome shotgun sequence, a single genomic window includes:
- the SPRYD7 gene encoding SPRY domain-containing protein 7 isoform X2, with product MAASVFCCFSWCRDGGAGHIPLKEMPAVHLDTQRMGIWGIGVATQKANLNQIPLGRDVHSLVMRNDGALYYNNEEKNRLPANNLPQEGDVVGITYDHVELNVYLNGKNMHCPASGIRGTVYPVVYVDDSAILDCQFSEFYHTPPPGFEKILFEQQIF from the exons ATGGCCGCCTCcgtcttctgctgcttctcctggtGCAGGGATGGCGGCGCCGGCCATATCCCGTTGAAGGAGATGCCGGCGGTGCATCTCGACACGCAGCGTATGG GGATTTGGGGTATTGGAGTTGCAACCCAGAAAGCAAACTTGAATCAAATTCCACTTGGTCGAGATGTCCATAGCCTGGTGATGAGAAATGATGGAGCTCTCTACTATAACaatgaggagaaaaacagaCTACCAGCAAACAACCTTCCTCAGGAGGGCGATGTGGTG GGCATTACATACGACCATGTAGaattaaatgtatatttaaatgGGAAGAACATGCATTGTCCAGCTTCAGGAATCCGAGGGACTGTCTATCCAGTGGTCTATG TTGATGACAGTGCCATTCTGGATTGTCAGTTCAGTGAATTTTATCATACACCTCCACCAGGGTTTGAAAAGATCCTCTTTGAGCAGCAAATCTTCTGA
- the SPRYD7 gene encoding SPRY domain-containing protein 7 isoform X1, which produces MAASVFCCFSWCRDGGAGHIPLKEMPAVHLDTQRMGTDVVIVKNGRRICGTGGCLANAPLHQNKSYFEFKIQSTGIWGIGVATQKANLNQIPLGRDVHSLVMRNDGALYYNNEEKNRLPANNLPQEGDVVGITYDHVELNVYLNGKNMHCPASGIRGTVYPVVYVDDSAILDCQFSEFYHTPPPGFEKILFEQQIF; this is translated from the exons ATGGCCGCCTCcgtcttctgctgcttctcctggtGCAGGGATGGCGGCGCCGGCCATATCCCGTTGAAGGAGATGCCGGCGGTGCATCTCGACACGCAGCGTATGG gaACAGATGTTGTCATTGTTAAAAATGGCAGAAGAATATGTGGCACAGGAGGCTGCTTAGCCAATGCACCTTTGCATCAGAACAAGAGCTATTTTGAGTTTAAAATCCAGTCCACAG GGATTTGGGGTATTGGAGTTGCAACCCAGAAAGCAAACTTGAATCAAATTCCACTTGGTCGAGATGTCCATAGCCTGGTGATGAGAAATGATGGAGCTCTCTACTATAACaatgaggagaaaaacagaCTACCAGCAAACAACCTTCCTCAGGAGGGCGATGTGGTG GGCATTACATACGACCATGTAGaattaaatgtatatttaaatgGGAAGAACATGCATTGTCCAGCTTCAGGAATCCGAGGGACTGTCTATCCAGTGGTCTATG TTGATGACAGTGCCATTCTGGATTGTCAGTTCAGTGAATTTTATCATACACCTCCACCAGGGTTTGAAAAGATCCTCTTTGAGCAGCAAATCTTCTGA